The following proteins come from a genomic window of Streptomyces sp. NBC_01716:
- a CDS encoding PspC domain-containing protein, translating into MTQSVPYTPTQPPQPQPPQLVRAPRQKLVAGVCGGLGRYCDLDPVIFRIVVVVLTLTGGIGLIFYGLAWLLVPVDGEDENELRRLLSGRVDGASLIAVLLTLVGCGLFLSMLNNGGTLGFATMLSIATIGAAVWSQRRSATLQEGGPLDPGTAAAVAEAPPETKAPPTPGSPSWWRDPIVKDGTTGPASPPDYLWGPDDEAEADPSGRGKGKRKGSGACGRQGRPRGIGGLLFLLALAAGGLGLGLSWDAQPLGTSLQIAFAAALGVFGLGLAVSAFTGRTGFGTLSLSVLTAGLLAGSATIPKDIGTDWVRTTWRPATVASVAPKYELGTGVGTLDLTKVDVAAGETLRTEAEVGAGQLKVVVPRDVTLKVRAEVGLGDLRLPGELPNDIDLSPAQKRTRTVAPPKGVKPAGTLDLRLEVGVGQVEVTRAAA; encoded by the coding sequence ATGACGCAGTCCGTGCCGTACACCCCGACGCAGCCGCCGCAGCCGCAGCCCCCACAGCTGGTGCGCGCGCCTCGGCAGAAGCTCGTCGCGGGCGTCTGCGGCGGGCTGGGGCGGTACTGCGACCTCGACCCGGTCATCTTCCGGATCGTCGTCGTCGTGCTCACGCTGACCGGTGGTATCGGCCTGATCTTCTACGGCCTCGCCTGGCTGCTCGTGCCGGTCGACGGCGAGGACGAGAACGAGCTGCGCCGCCTGCTGTCGGGTCGCGTGGACGGCGCGTCCCTGATCGCCGTGCTCCTCACGCTCGTGGGCTGCGGTCTGTTCCTGTCGATGCTCAACAACGGCGGCACCCTCGGCTTCGCCACGATGCTGTCCATCGCCACGATCGGCGCGGCGGTCTGGTCGCAGCGGCGCAGCGCCACCCTGCAGGAGGGCGGCCCGCTCGACCCGGGTACGGCGGCGGCCGTGGCGGAGGCTCCCCCGGAGACGAAGGCACCGCCGACCCCCGGCAGTCCGTCGTGGTGGCGTGACCCGATCGTCAAGGACGGTACGACGGGTCCGGCGTCGCCGCCCGACTATCTGTGGGGCCCTGACGACGAGGCGGAGGCCGATCCGTCGGGCCGGGGGAAGGGGAAGCGGAAGGGGTCCGGAGCGTGCGGACGCCAGGGCCGCCCGCGCGGGATCGGCGGCCTCCTCTTCCTGCTGGCGCTGGCCGCGGGCGGTCTCGGCCTGGGGCTGTCGTGGGACGCCCAGCCGCTCGGTACGAGCCTTCAGATCGCCTTCGCCGCCGCACTCGGGGTCTTCGGTCTCGGCCTCGCCGTGAGCGCCTTCACAGGACGTACGGGCTTCGGCACGCTTTCCCTTTCGGTCCTGACCGCCGGGCTGCTCGCGGGCTCGGCGACCATCCCGAAGGACATCGGCACGGACTGGGTCCGTACGACCTGGCGCCCGGCGACCGTCGCTTCGGTGGCGCCCAAGTACGAGCTCGGCACCGGCGTCGGGACGCTCGACCTGACCAAGGTCGATGTCGCCGCGGGCGAGACCCTCCGTACGGAGGCGGAGGTCGGCGCGGGGCAGCTGAAGGTCGTCGTACCGCGCGACGTGACCTTGAAGGTGCGCGCGGAAGTGGGGCTCGGCGACCTCCGGCTCCCCGGCGAGCTCCCGAACGACATCGACCTCTCGCCGGCCCAGAAACGGACGCGTACGGTGGCCCCGCCCAAGGGCGTGAAGCCGGCGGGCACACTGGATCTCCGGCTCGAAGTCGGTGTCGGACAGGTGGAGGTGACCCGTGCTGCGGCATGA
- a CDS encoding DoxX family protein: MAHGYRTDTYGTIGGEPRGWKDSATKYALLPLRIFLGVTFIYAGLDKLTDSAFMSADGPGSVGDLMRSVRDSSAIPALVDLSLKNPEGFGYAIAIGEIAVGLGTLVGLLARLAAFGGALISLSLWLTMSWQSDPYYYGNDLAYLMAWLPLVLAGASVFSLDAALADRRRRML; encoded by the coding sequence ATGGCGCACGGATACCGGACAGACACCTACGGGACGATCGGCGGTGAACCGCGGGGCTGGAAGGACTCGGCGACGAAGTACGCGCTGCTGCCGCTGCGGATCTTCCTCGGAGTGACCTTCATCTACGCCGGACTCGACAAACTCACCGACAGCGCCTTCATGTCGGCTGACGGGCCCGGTTCCGTCGGCGACCTGATGCGGAGCGTGCGGGACAGCTCCGCCATCCCCGCGCTCGTCGACCTCTCCCTCAAGAACCCCGAGGGCTTCGGCTACGCGATAGCCATCGGCGAGATCGCCGTCGGCCTCGGCACCCTCGTCGGACTGCTGGCCCGCCTCGCCGCTTTCGGTGGCGCGCTGATTTCCCTGAGCCTGTGGCTGACGATGAGCTGGCAGTCCGACCCGTACTACTACGGCAACGACCTCGCCTACCTCATGGCCTGGCTGCCGCTCGTGCTCGCCGGCGCCTCCGTCTTCTCCCTGGACGCCGCCCTGGCCGACAGGCGGCGCCGAATGCTGTAG
- a CDS encoding SAM-dependent methyltransferase: MSDHELHAILAAPNNPLLTWNAPLSEEHARSLIDACPVPDGGRVVDLGCGWGELLLRIVEGAPGSTGDGVDSDPVAVARGQRLARGRGLDSHVAFHESSADGWTPTGYDLAVSIGAVHAWPGSTREALRALRTTVKPGGQVLFGDGFWTTPPTADALKGLGAEEDELVGSLDDLVRAAADAGFAPLRTTVADQREWDVFESNGRAGWGERWALDHPDHPLRDDARATAARHRAGYLGGYRGYLGFAYLVLGV, translated from the coding sequence ATGTCCGACCACGAACTTCACGCCATCCTCGCCGCACCCAACAACCCCCTTCTGACCTGGAACGCACCCCTCTCCGAAGAGCACGCCCGCTCCCTGATCGACGCCTGCCCGGTGCCCGACGGCGGGCGGGTCGTTGATCTTGGCTGTGGCTGGGGCGAGTTGCTGCTGCGGATCGTGGAGGGCGCGCCCGGCAGCACCGGTGACGGTGTGGACAGCGACCCCGTCGCCGTTGCGCGCGGACAGCGGCTCGCGCGGGGGCGGGGGCTCGACAGCCACGTCGCGTTCCATGAGAGCTCCGCCGACGGGTGGACGCCGACCGGCTACGACCTCGCCGTCTCCATCGGCGCCGTCCATGCCTGGCCCGGCTCGACCCGCGAGGCGCTGCGCGCCCTGCGCACGACCGTGAAGCCCGGCGGGCAGGTGCTTTTCGGGGACGGATTCTGGACCACCCCGCCGACCGCCGACGCGCTGAAGGGACTTGGCGCCGAGGAGGACGAACTCGTCGGCTCGCTGGACGACTTGGTCCGGGCCGCCGCCGACGCGGGCTTCGCCCCGCTCCGTACGACCGTCGCCGACCAGCGCGAATGGGACGTCTTCGAGTCGAACGGCCGGGCCGGCTGGGGCGAACGCTGGGCCCTCGACCACCCCGATCACCCCCTGCGCGACGACGCCCGCGCCACCGCCGCCCGCCACCGTGCGGGCTATCTCGGCGGCTACCGGGGGTATCTCGGCTTCGCCTATCTGGTCCTGGGCGTCTGA